CGCCGTAGTAGCCGGTGACGGAGATTAAGGTAAAAACGAGGATTGCCCAGAAAACTGCCAGTTTTTTCAGACGACGACTTAGAGAAATCAAAAAACCAATTCCCAGACAAACTCCCGTAGCCGTTCCAAGTTTCTCGTGAAGCTCGACAACGTCATGCAGAGCTCCTTCCTCGAAGGGTTCTTCCTGAGATTGCCCGCTGAAATAGGCTCCAACAGCAGCCAATGCCGCGAGAAGCCACAGAACGCGAACTGCCGTCAGCATCTCCGGTTTTTTCAAGCCGATAAACACAAAAAGGGAACCAGCAATCCCCAAAGCGAGAGGAAAATGTACGATTTTGTTGTGAGGATGACTCAGAAGCGCTTCTTTAAACCCCGGTACCTCCCCTTCGTATTCCTCACCGTCTGGCTCAGTTTGCGCGGAGGCTGGGGGCGGAGCAGCGGATTCCTGCTTTGCAGGGGCTGATTGGACCGGCTTGGTCTGCTGGTGCTTTTCATGAGCATTGGCAGCGACGGCAAAAAGCAAAAAAATCAATAGAAATGGTTTACGCATGGTATGAGAATATTATAGTCCGGGGTTTTCCTTGACAAGAGAACGGGGAATCCTGTATTTTATGTGTTCATCCGATACGCCCAATATAGGAGTACTATGGATACTTATTTCCCGAAGGCGGGAGAATTGCAGAAAAAGTGGTATGTGGTGGACGCGAGTGGTCTAGTTTTGGGCCGGCTTGCAACTTTTCTAGCGAACGTTTTGACGGGCAAGGCGAAACCGGAGTATACAGCACATCAGGATGTTGGCGATTTTATTGTGGTGGTCAATGCCGACAAGATTGTTGTAACCGGCAACAAGAGATCTGACAAAGTGTATCATCGCCACAGCGGTTATCCGGGTGGTCTTAAGAGCATTACTCTGGCGGATCTGCAGAAAAAAGCCCCCGAGAAAGTGATCCTGGAAGCAGTCTCCGGCATGCTGCCGAAGAATAAACTGCGTCAGGTCTACTTGAAAAAACTGAAGGTCTATAGCGGCAATGAGCATCCTCATGAGTCGCAGAGACCCGAAACCCTTTCTCCCCGATAAAGAATTTCAATTTCACCGCAGAGGACGCAGAGCACGCTGAGCAAAAACAGAGAAAAAATTCTCAGTTTTGTCTCCGCGCTCTCTGCGTACTCTGCGGTATAAAAAGGAGTAAAACGTGCCAACATTACAATATTACGGCACCGGCAAACGGAAAAGTGCAATTGCACGGGTGTTTCTGAGACCCGGCCAGGGCGCCTTTCAAGTGAATGAGCGCAAGATGGAAGAATATTTTCCAGATGAAGCGCTAAAAATTGTTGCTAAACAGCCGCTTCTGATCACAGAGACTGCTGAAAAGTTCGATGTATTGGCATTCACGAAAGGCGGTGGCATGACAGGCCAGGCCGAAGCTGTGCGACTCGGAATTTCCCGCGCACTGCTGAAATTCAATGCCGAGCTTCGCAAAAAACTCAAAGATGCCGGATTCTTAACGCGGGATTCCCGCAGTAAAGAACGGAAAAAATACGGACAACCGGGGGCGCGCAAACGCTTCCAGTTCTCCAAACGTTAGAATTACAACCGCCAAGACGCCAAGTCGCCAAGGCCGAAAATTAGAAATTATTTTCTTGGCGTTCTTGGCGCCTTGGCGGTTAATAAAAATACGCAAGGCCGGAAGGCTACGCGAAACTACGCTTTTGCATGATTGCGCTGGATGGCGCGCAAAAGCGATACAAGGAGGAAAAAACATTGGTTGGTATCAGCCTGAAAGAATTGTTAGAAGCGGGTGTGCATTTTGGTCATCAGACCAAGAAACGCAATCCCAAAATGAAAAAGTACATCTACAATGAGCGGAATGGTATTCACATTGTAGATTTGCAGCAAACCATCAAGTTATTCGAAGAAGCATCACGCTTCATGAGTAACACCGCAGCCCAGGGTAAATCGGTCCTTTTTATCGGGACCAAGAAACAGGCCCAGGATGCGGTCGCCGAGGAAGCCCAGCGCGCTTCTATGCCCTATGTGAATCAACGGTGGCTCGGCGGTTTGTTGACGAACTTTGCAACGTTAAAACGGAGCATCAAGAAGTTCAAAGATCTTGAAAAAATGAAAGTGGACGGCGATTTTGAGCATTTCAGCAAGAAAGACGCCGCGAAACTGGAAAAGAAATACAAGAAAATGGCCAAACTCTTTTCCGGCATCAAAGAAATGGAAGCGATGCCGGATACGTTGTTTGTCATCGATCCGCGAAAGGAACAGATTGCCGTCAGTGAAGCCAAGAAACTCAATATTCCGGTCGTTGCAGTTGTGGATACCAACTGTGACCCGGACCCGATTGATTACGTAATTCCTGGCAATGATGATGCAATCCGGGCAATCAAGCTTTTTGCCTCCCGTATCGCGGATGCCGTTGTCGAAGGTAGAAATCAGTTTGCTTCCACTGGAGTGCCGATGCCCATGGTTGAAGCTCCTGCCGAAACTACTGAGGAAACACAACAGCTTTCAGAAGTGCTGGATCAGGAATTGATCGAGATGAGCATTTCCAAAGGCGTCTACAATGACGAAGTTTTGGAAGCTGATGATGAAGATGAAGAATATATAAGATGAGGAGATGAGATCGTGGATATCAGTGCTGACAAAGTAAAAAAATTGAGAGATCAGACCGGCGCAGGGATGATGGATTGCAAGGCCGCCCTGCAAGAAGCCGGTGGGGACCTCGAACAGGCGATTCTGGTTCTAAGAAAAAAGGGAATCGCTTCAGCGTCAAAGAAAGCAGGACGCACTGCTTCGGAAGGAGTGATCACTTCATACATCCATCCCGGCAGTAAAATTGGTGTGCTTGTCGAAGTAAATTGTGAAACCGATTTTGTCGCCCGGACCAAAGAATTCCAGGACTTCGCTCATGAAATTGCGGTTCAGATTGCCGCGATGAATCCACAGTACAGGTCGGGGGAAGATATTCCCGCGGAGGTGATGAATCGCGAACGTGAGATCCTGCTGGATCAACTGGCAACTTCCGGAAAGCCGGAGAATGTGAAGAAACAAATTGTGGAAGGTCGACTTGAAAAATGGTATACAGAAAGTGTATTTATGGATCAGCCATTTGTAAAAGACGACAGCCAGAAGATGCATGACTTCATCAATAACCACATCGCAAAATTTGGTGAAAACATTGTGATTCGCCGTTACGTGCGCTTTAAGCTCGGAGAATCGGCGGAGTAAGGATGGATTCCTCCCGCGAGGCTTCCAAACCGCATTACGATCGCGTATTGCTGAAGTTAAGCGGGGAAGCTCTCATGGGGGAGCAGGGTTACGGTATCGATCCGCAGGTCGTTCAATATCTCGCAAATGAAATCAAAGATGTTGTCCAGGGGATACAACTTTCCCTCGTCATCGGTGGCGGCAATATTTTTCGCGGAGTGGCTGCGAGTGCTGTTGGCATGGATCGTGTTGCCGGCGATCAAATGGGGATGCTCGCAACTTTGATCAATGCCGTCGCTTTGCAGGATGCATTGGAAAAGAAAGGTATCCATACACGCCTACTTTCAGCGATTGAAGTGCGAACCATCGCAGAACTATTTATCCGCCGTCGCGCGATGCGGCATCTGGAAAAAGGGCGAGTTGTCATTTTCGCCGCAGGAACAGGCAATCCTTATTTTTCCACGGACACTGCTGCAGCTTTGCGCGCCATGGAAGTGCATGCTCAAATTATCCTCAAGGCCACAAAAGTCGATGGCATCTACGATCGCGATCCGAAGAAGCATCCGGACGCGGTAAAATTCGAGGAGCTCACTTACATGGACGTTCTGAGCAAGCATCTCAAAGTAATGGATTCCACCGCCATTTCATTGTGCATGGATAACCGTATGCCGATTATTGTTTTCAACTTGAAGGAAAAAGGAAACATCAAACGGATCATTTACGGAGAAAAAATTGGATCAATCGTAAAGGGGTGAAGCATGTTTGAAGCTCTTTCGAAGGATCTCAGACGAAGAATGGATGCCGCGCTGGAAGCTCATCGCAAAGAGCTGACGGGCATCCGCACCGGAAAAGCATCGATATCTCTTCTGGATACGATAACCGTGGAGTACTACAACACACCCACACCACTCAATCAGGTTGCTGCCTTAAGCACACCGGAACCCAATCTGATTGTCGCTAAACCTTACGATGTCAGCATCATTGGTGATATGGAAAAGGCGATTCGCAAAAGTGATCTGGGTTTGAATCCTTCCAATGACGGCAAGCTCATACGTATTCCCATTCCCCCTTTGACTGAAGAACGCCGCCAGCAGCTTGCCAAGCATGTTCACAAGGTTCAGGAACATGGCCACAATGAAGTTCGCCAGATCCGCCGCGCTGGAAATGATGAGATGAAAAAAATGGAAAAGGAAAAGAAAATCTCCAAAGATGAGGAGAAGCGCGGAATGGAGATGGTTCAAAAACTTCACGATGAGTACATCAAAAAGTTTGACGACCTGGCGAAAGCGAAAGAAGACGAAATCCTGCACAGTTAAACAAGATTAACCGCCAAGACGCCAAGGCGCCAAGGACAAAAAGTCTATTCCTGGCTTGGCGTACTTGGCGCCTTGGCGGTTTAAAAGCGCACGCCAAAGGCCAGCGATACTTCCGAATCATCCGACAGAAACACTTTCGGTTGAATGTAAGGTACTATACGGCTGCCGGTCCTGAAACCGACACCCGCAAAGACGTTTACTCCAAAATCTGTTTCGTCTTCAAATCTTCGCGCGTCCGGATCAAGGTACAGGATTGCCGGACCGCCTCCTATCCAAACATAGACATCGCGCGTTGGCAGATCGTAATGCACGTCAAAATTAAATGTCAGGAACGTTGCACCATCGACAAATACATATTCAACGTTTGGATTAAACCACCATTGTCGAGTGATATCGATGAGTACCTCGCCGCCAATAAAGGCATCGGTCGGGTCAAAATAGGCACCCACACGAATCCCAGGTTTGATTTCTGCTTCGGCATTGAAAGCAACAAGAATAGATCCAGCAAGTAATGTAGCAACGAATAGCTTCGTTAATCGCATGTTCAACCTCCAGGGAAAGCAGTTTATCGTCCAGCTAGGAATAGATAGGATTCGATTTGGAGGTTGTCAATTCTTCTACTGTATTAGTTGAAGAATCTTCAAAATCTCATGGGCCGCCTTGCTCAAAGCCATATCGGTAGCATCGTGAAGCGATTCTTCGTGTTTGGTTTCATCGGTATCAAACGGGTCTTCTGTGTCGATCCGCCCCATTCTTCCCGTTGCTCTACCGTCTGTGGTGAAATTCTTAATCACTTTCCCACTGGATAGATCCACAACGTCAAAGGAAAAAATCACCGTTGCTTCGGGCGCCGCTTCTCTATAAGCGTCGTTTACGGGCCCCCTGGTGCGCCACTCGGCAATGGTTCCATAGACAAGGTACTGCACGCCCATGCCGGCAATCGCTTTTTCTTGAGCCAGTGTTAACCTGCTGTCAGCCCAGGAGAGTTCCCCGACCGTCTTCAGTAAATCCTTTCTCTTTGCGGTTTGAATTGTTTCGTTTTTCTTTCTCAGGAATTTGGCTAAATCTTCTGCCATGGTCCAGCGATTCACACTGATGATCCGTTCGGCTTTGTTCTGGAATTCCAGAATCGCTACTTTGTGCGTTTCCTCTGCGGCATAAACGGGAGCGATGAAAAGAAGCAGTACAAGGCAAGCGGAAAAAAGTTTCATGGAACCTCCCGCATCTTCCAACGTTCAAATCATAAACCATTTTTAGAGCAAGAGCACGAGTACGATTTTAATACCGCAGGAGGGAAAGCGAAAGAGCGTCTTTGATGAGAATGCCCTGGCTTGTCTGACGGGATGCGCCCACGTCGCGCTTTTTGCAACCTGGTATGTCGCGACCGGTTGGAATGAATCCACGGTGGCCGGCAAGACAAACAACTCGGCATCTTCTTTCAGAATCAAGATGTCACTCCCGGTCGTTACGAGCGCAGCATTTTCTGCAATGCGGGCGCCACTCTTCCAAATTACTTTGCCTGAGGCAGGGTCCAGTGCAAAAAATTCTCCCTGACGCTTGTGTGAAAAACCAATTAAGCGATTTCCGGCCAGAACCGGACTGCTCATGTAGAGCGAAACATCCTTTGTATCCCAGAGAATTTCCGGCGTCCAGTTTTGACCATCGTGATGCAGACGAACGCCAAAGGTTCCCTTATCCAGGCTGGAGAAGATCAAAATGTTATTCGCAAGAACGGGCGTAACAATATTCGGATCGCAAGGTGTGGCGAAAGGAATGCTCCACAAAATTTTTCCGTTTTGCAAATTCACGCCAAGGATTTTCCGGTGGACCTGAATCACAATTTGTTTTTGTTTTTCTAATGTGATCACAATCGGAGAAGAATAGCTCGGGCCTTCTCCCGCCAGACTCCATTTCTCCAGACCTTTATCTGGATCCAGCGCAAGCAGGGCTCCTCCCTGGTGCCCACCGGCGTGAACGATCAACATCCCATCTTCGATCAAAGGGGACATGGAAGTTCCAAAAGGAGGATGATTGGCTGGAAAGCGTCCGGAAAAGTCTTTTTGCCACAAAAGCTTTCCATTGCTTGTGGAAAAACAGGTAAGAATACCGCTAATTCCGAGTGTTAAAAGTTTTCCGGCGAATACCACCGGAGTAGATTTCGGGCCTTTGCCGTGTTCCACAGCGCCCGGATACTCTTTGTAGGGCGCGCTGTAACCGGTTCGCCAGAGAATCTTTCCGCTCTTTAAATCAATTGCCCGCGCAATTTCATTTTCAGCTTCACGGCTGAACAGGTAGACGATTTCATCCAGGATTACCGGACTCGAGTGACCTGTTCCTACCTCAATTGACCAAATAGTCTGAAGTGCTGCGGGCCATTTTTCAGGAACAGCAAAGTTTCTGGCGCTTCCATCCCGTTGTGGACCTCGCCACTGGGACCAATCCTGAATTCCTGCAGATGATAGAACCGGAATAAGATAAAACACAAAAAACCCACATAAGAATTTCTTAATGAGCATTTTTATCTTCCTCAATTCAAGAAAATAGGAGATAAACCGGATCGAAGGATAGAACGGATATGTTCTTTTCATTGAACTTCATCCGACTTATCTCCCTCATCCGGTCTATTTCCTATTTTCTTTTTTCCGGCTTCCTGCGGAGACGGCCATCACGATGGCCTGAACCGTTTCCACTTCTTCATTCGTAATGCCTTCTTTCCTGGCAACGCCAAGGTAATGGTTCATTCAGGGATAACATGCGCAAGACATGGCCGAGGCCAGATGCAAGAGAAGAGTGGTTTTTGCATCCAGTACTTTATTGTACCGCGCAAGTTTATAGAAATGATCGAATGCGCCTTTGAAATCGTTCACGAATCCTATTATAGGAAAGATAGTTGCATGATACAAGTATTTGGTGGTTTGTACTTAAGCGGACTCTATGATGCCGGACTCCATCCAGTGAGCGAGCAAGCGCCGGATGCGATAGGAGTCCACTTCTACGGTTTCTTCGCATTCCAGCGGAGTCGTGCCGCGTTGCACGGCATTCCAGAGATTGCGAAAGAGCAATCCATCCTTTTCTTCGGGTAGAGGGAGAGGTCGTGCTTCTTTTGCTTTTAGACTAAGATTGTCCGGAACAATCGCGCGAGCGTTCTGCAATTCATCATAGCGGCGCATTGCTTCCAGCATCATAGGAAGCATTTCGGGAAAACTACTTTCAATGACAATGCCCTCTTGAACAGACCGGGCGAATTCAAATGTTCCTTTGCGCGGTTTTTCAAACAACTGGTAGAACGCTGATTCGCCGGAGAGGATTCCATTCCGGCAGTATCGTAGCTTGCCTTGATCGAGAATCAGCGTAGCGAAAATTTCTCCCTCCGGATTTTTCAAGCTCAGCGTGCCGGTTAGCTGAGAGTCGGATAGGTTTTGAACCAGAGACGGCAAACCAAAAAGGTCCAGATCTCCCATAAGGCTCACAACCGGAGTTGCAACCGTAGTTTCGACCGGTCGTTGTTTGACAACAGTAGTAGCAGGCAACTCTGCTACCACTTTGACTTTCGCGGCCGCCTGTCCCGTCTGCAGATCCGGATATTGTTGCGCCAGATCCTCAAGAGCGCTTCTTACGTGAGGAACCGGCGTGCCGGCAAGCGCCTCTACTATATATCTGCATTTCTCATCCCTTTGTGAGAGAACAATTCCCAGGCGCTTCAAAGGCAGATTTGCTTTGAGAGCTTTCATCAAACGATCTAATGTTGAAAAATCATCAGAAAGATCATAGTTGGATAGTTCGGAGAGTCGGGCTATTGAATTTCCCAGTTCCGGTCTTCTCTGGAATGCATGTTCGATCACTTCTCTTCGCGCGTTGGAAGTGCCCACTCTACAAAGCGCCGAAATGACACGATCCAGAATGGAAAAAGTCTCTTTGTCGAGCGGAGTTTTTTTATCATTCTGGAGCATCTTTTCGATTTCGTGGAGCAATCTGATTAAAGTATGTTCGACTCCCTCTTGTTTCGATTGCGCCAAAAATGCGAGCGCTTCCTTTACGACAACCGGCGGCCAATGTAATTCGATATAGGGCAGTATTGTGTCCAGCACTCTTTTCGGTGACTCTTTGGGTGACGGCGGAATGCGCCGAATTAAATGGATCAGATTGCGGCGAAAATAGACTTCATCCCGATCCATTTGCACCGGCATTGCAACAAGCTGTTCCAGCGCGGCAGCGCGCGTGAGCTCTCCATGACATTCCAGCAAGAGCAAAAGGACGCGCCGCTTGTCCCGTTTTTTCTCCAGCCGTAAAGTTTCCAGAAGTCCCTGCGGTGAAAATGCAGTGAAAAAATTTAGGAATTTTCGCAGGACAGGATGCTGGCCGGGTACTTCCGCATATTTTCGCAA
This genomic window from bacterium contains:
- the frr gene encoding ribosome recycling factor; this translates as MFEALSKDLRRRMDAALEAHRKELTGIRTGKASISLLDTITVEYYNTPTPLNQVAALSTPEPNLIVAKPYDVSIIGDMEKAIRKSDLGLNPSNDGKLIRIPIPPLTEERRQQLAKHVHKVQEHGHNEVRQIRRAGNDEMKKMEKEKKISKDEEKRGMEMVQKLHDEYIKKFDDLAKAKEDEILHS
- a CDS encoding DUF4388 domain-containing protein, producing MIEGSPEVSGALAELHQYLADQLPPLVVADSIEILVNHPAELTASAIFNWTLSHLRTDRTSSATDYLYHAVMKLHLMGEYKLISQETLAPFLISLKQALLEYCPQEEREQFQLNLERMGHARTETSSHLEVLFRPTTSQKTQTETEPARDADIKRFQHLMQRLEKRLSVLGPDNSTAGQEEVVAQALAEAARSASETVELNEMLDHLRRLGIQAGSDDLFRVLGRNLPGWSLPNNPEVQIPEDSNLQAMHRIIAKAPDTQQVSERFHQLIRSSVERFNEDSLVQAVSMLDLARKIIDAKEVTPVMVEIARSKGHENVDADKLRKYAEVPGQHPVLRKFLNFFTAFSPQGLLETLRLEKKRDKRRVLLLLLECHGELTRAAALEQLVAMPVQMDRDEVYFRRNLIHLIRRIPPSPKESPKRVLDTILPYIELHWPPVVVKEALAFLAQSKQEGVEHTLIRLLHEIEKMLQNDKKTPLDKETFSILDRVISALCRVGTSNARREVIEHAFQRRPELGNSIARLSELSNYDLSDDFSTLDRLMKALKANLPLKRLGIVLSQRDEKCRYIVEALAGTPVPHVRSALEDLAQQYPDLQTGQAAAKVKVVAELPATTVVKQRPVETTVATPVVSLMGDLDLFGLPSLVQNLSDSQLTGTLSLKNPEGEIFATLILDQGKLRYCRNGILSGESAFYQLFEKPRKGTFEFARSVQEGIVIESSFPEMLPMMLEAMRRYDELQNARAIVPDNLSLKAKEARPLPLPEEKDGLLFRNLWNAVQRGTTPLECEETVEVDSYRIRRLLAHWMESGIIESA
- a CDS encoding elongation factor Ts, whose amino-acid sequence is MMDCKAALQEAGGDLEQAILVLRKKGIASASKKAGRTASEGVITSYIHPGSKIGVLVEVNCETDFVARTKEFQDFAHEIAVQIAAMNPQYRSGEDIPAEVMNREREILLDQLATSGKPENVKKQIVEGRLEKWYTESVFMDQPFVKDDSQKMHDFINNHIAKFGENIVIRRYVRFKLGESAE
- the rpsI gene encoding 30S ribosomal protein S9 is translated as MPTLQYYGTGKRKSAIARVFLRPGQGAFQVNERKMEEYFPDEALKIVAKQPLLITETAEKFDVLAFTKGGGMTGQAEAVRLGISRALLKFNAELRKKLKDAGFLTRDSRSKERKKYGQPGARKRFQFSKR
- a CDS encoding PQQ-like beta-propeller repeat protein, yielding MKRTYPFYPSIRFISYFLELRKIKMLIKKFLCGFFVFYLIPVLSSAGIQDWSQWRGPQRDGSARNFAVPEKWPAALQTIWSIEVGTGHSSPVILDEIVYLFSREAENEIARAIDLKSGKILWRTGYSAPYKEYPGAVEHGKGPKSTPVVFAGKLLTLGISGILTCFSTSNGKLLWQKDFSGRFPANHPPFGTSMSPLIEDGMLIVHAGGHQGGALLALDPDKGLEKWSLAGEGPSYSSPIVITLEKQKQIVIQVHRKILGVNLQNGKILWSIPFATPCDPNIVTPVLANNILIFSSLDKGTFGVRLHHDGQNWTPEILWDTKDVSLYMSSPVLAGNRLIGFSHKRQGEFFALDPASGKVIWKSGARIAENAALVTTGSDILILKEDAELFVLPATVDSFQPVATYQVAKSATWAHPVRQARAFSSKTLFRFPSCGIKIVLVLLL
- the rplM gene encoding 50S ribosomal protein L13 → MDTYFPKAGELQKKWYVVDASGLVLGRLATFLANVLTGKAKPEYTAHQDVGDFIVVVNADKIVVTGNKRSDKVYHRHSGYPGGLKSITLADLQKKAPEKVILEAVSGMLPKNKLRQVYLKKLKVYSGNEHPHESQRPETLSPR
- the pyrH gene encoding UMP kinase, translating into MDSSREASKPHYDRVLLKLSGEALMGEQGYGIDPQVVQYLANEIKDVVQGIQLSLVIGGGNIFRGVAASAVGMDRVAGDQMGMLATLINAVALQDALEKKGIHTRLLSAIEVRTIAELFIRRRAMRHLEKGRVVIFAAGTGNPYFSTDTAAALRAMEVHAQIILKATKVDGIYDRDPKKHPDAVKFEELTYMDVLSKHLKVMDSTAISLCMDNRMPIIVFNLKEKGNIKRIIYGEKIGSIVKG
- the rpsB gene encoding 30S ribosomal protein S2 yields the protein MVGISLKELLEAGVHFGHQTKKRNPKMKKYIYNERNGIHIVDLQQTIKLFEEASRFMSNTAAQGKSVLFIGTKKQAQDAVAEEAQRASMPYVNQRWLGGLLTNFATLKRSIKKFKDLEKMKVDGDFEHFSKKDAAKLEKKYKKMAKLFSGIKEMEAMPDTLFVIDPRKEQIAVSEAKKLNIPVVAVVDTNCDPDPIDYVIPGNDDAIRAIKLFASRIADAVVEGRNQFASTGVPMPMVEAPAETTEETQQLSEVLDQELIEMSISKGVYNDEVLEADDEDEEYIR